A region of the Prosthecodimorpha staleyi genome:
TAAGACTTACCTTTTCGCGGACGGACCGGTGGGCGCGACCGAACGGCCGGATCGCAGGCCCCCGGATTTCCCTGCCGACCGGCCTCGTCTATGGTCCCCCGAGCGCAGCGGCGGGGCAAAGGGTTGATCACTGGGGAGACGTTTCTGGCCATCGCGGCCTGGTCGCGCGAACTCGCCGACGACGAGTTCGAGCGTGCGCGCCGCGGCATCGTCGAGAAGGCCTATCCGCGCGGCGCCTATCTGTGGCATCGCGGCGATCGCTTCGACCATTGGACCGGCGTTTCGCGCGGCCTGGTCAAGGTCTCGACCATCGCCAAGTCCGGCAAGGCGATGACCTTCACGGGGGTCAGGACCGGCGGCTGGTTCGGCGAGGGGACCATGCTGAAGGACGAGCCGCGCCAATACGACGTGGTTGCCCTGCGCGACACCCGCATCGCCCTGATGAACAAGGCGACCTTCGCCTGGCTGCTCGACCATTCGGTCGGCTTCAACCGCTTCCTCGTCCGCCAGCTTAACGAGCGGCTCGGTCAGTTCATGGCGCTGGTCGAATATGACCGCACCCTCGACGCACCCTCGCGCGTCGCCCGCACGCTCGGCTGGCTCTACGATCCGGTGCTCTATCCCAATCCGGCGCCCGACCTGGAGATCACCCAGGAGGAGATCGCGCTCCTCTGCGGCCTGTCGCGCCAGAGCACCAACGAGGCGCTCAAGGTGCTCGAACGGCGCGGCGTCGTGCAGACCGACCACGGCATCCTGACCGCCCCCGACCCGCAACGGCTATTGCGCTTCGAGACGTGAGGCGGGGGAGATGGCCATTCGGGGCACCGTTCCGGTGGGCGGGGCGTTCGAGAGCGGGCGTGGACGGTCGTCAGTAGGCAGCGGGCAGTGGGCAGTGGGCAGTGGGCCCTGGAGCGTCTGACGCGGCCCCCCTGCCGCAATCTCCCAGCGCATCCCCGGACAAGGCCCGCAGGGCCGCCGATCCGGGGCCCACTCGCATCGCAGCAGGCGTCGGGATCTCCATTTATATCAAGGTCTTGCGGCAGGTCGCCAACAGAGTGGGTCCCGGCTCTCCGCTCCGCTTCGGCCGGGAATGCGGCCCTTCGGGGGCGGGGCCACCGCTGCCCGAACCTTCAGTTCGCCGGTCCTACGCGTCGTGCGGAGCGGGGCTGCCGCTATCTCCCAGCGCATCCCCGGACAAGGCCCGCAGGGCCGCCGATCCGGGGCCCACTCGCATCTTGACTGCGTCAAGATCATGATGTCGACCGAGGTCTTGCGGCAAGTCGCCGGGGGAGCGGGTCCGGCTCTGCGCCGCGCCCCTCGTCAACACCAGGAGAGCCCATGCCGCATGCCGCCACCGTTGAGACCGAGGGCCGGCCGATCGTGACGGTGGACGTGGCGCTGTTCACGCTCCTGCCGGAGGAGGGCCTCGCCATCGTGCTCGGCACGCGCGACCGGGAGCCCTTCGCGGGGCGGCCCGCTCTGTTCGGCGGCTTTCTCCGGCCCGGCTCGGACGGCAGCGCGACCGACGCTGCGCATCGTCTCCTGTCCGAGAAGGCGGGGCTGAAGGATGTCTTCGTCGAACAGCTGATGACTTTTTCCGGGCCCGATCGCGACCCGCGCGGCTGGTCGGTCTCGATCGCCTACTATGCGCTGGTGCCCTTCGGGCGTCTCGCCGGGGCCACGCCGGGGCTGGCGGTTTGGCCGGTCGGCCGGATGCCGCCGCTGGCGTTCGATCACGATCGGATCGCTGCCGCGGCGCTCGCCCGGCTCGGCGGCAAGGCCTCCTACTCGACCCTGCCGGCCTTCCTCTTGCCGAAGACCTTCACGCTGCCCGAACTGAAGGCGGTCTACGAGGCGGTGCTCGGCACCGCGCTCAACGACAGCGCCTTCCGCCGCAAGGTAATGGAGATGCGCATCCTGGAGGAGGTGCCGGAAAAGCGCGGCGCCACGGCCGGCAGCCGCCGCCCGGCCCAGCTCTGGCGGCTGGCCGCGGACCGGCTGGTCGAGTTCGACCGGACGGTGTGACCCGTCCGGTCGGGCGGCGGCTTTGTCCCGATCGGGATTTCGGCGGTCAGGCCGCGTTGCGGCGCTCCAGGAAGGCGCGGATGCGGTCGAGCGCCTTCAGGATGTTCTCGGTCGAGTTTGCGTAGGAGAGGCGGATGTAGCCCTCGCCATGGACGCCGAAATCCGGGCCGCCGATGGTGGCGACGCCGGCATCCTCGAGCAGGGCGGAGGCGAGCGCCTTGGCCTTCCAGCCGGTCTTGGAGACGTTCGGGAAGGCGTAGAAGGCGCCTTTCGGGGTGGCGCAGGTCACGTCCGGCAGCCCGTTCAGCCCCTCGACGACCACCTTCCGACGGCGGTCGAACTCGGCGACCATGTCGGCGACGCAGTCCTGCGGGCCGGTCAGCGCGGCGATGCCGGCGAACTGGGCCGGGGCGTTGACACAGGAATAGGAATTGACCGCCAGCTTGCGGGCCATCTCGAAGAGCCGGTCCGGCCAGACCGAGAAGCCCATGCGCCAGCCGGTCATGGCGTAGGTCTTGGACCAGCCGTCGAGCAGGATCAGGCGGTCGCGGATCTCCGGGTAGGAGAGCAGCGAGACATGGGCCTCGCCGTCATAGACCATCTGGCCGTAGATCTCGTCCGACATGATCGCCACGTCGGGGAAGCGGGCGAGGCCGGCGACGAGCGTGTCGATCTCCGCCTTCGGGGTGACGCCGCCGGTCGGGTTGGCGGGCGAATTGACGATGATCAGCCGCGTCGCCGGGGTGATCAGCGCCAGGGTCTCGTCGGCCGAGAAGGCGAAGCCGTTCTCCTCGCGGATCGGCACCGGCACGGCCTTGGCGCCGGTGAACTCGATCATCGAGCGGTAGATCGGGAAGCCGGGATCGGGATAGAGGATCTCTGCGCCCGGCTCGCCGAACATCAGGATCGCCATGAACATGGTGACCTTGCCGCCCGGCACGATCGTGATCCGTTCCGGGCTGACCTCGGTGCCGAGCCGGCGATGAATGTCGGCGGCGACCGCCTCGCGCAAGGGCAGGATGCCGGTCGCCGGCGTATAGCCGTGATGACCGTCGCGCAGCGCCTTCACGGCCGCCTCGACGATATGCTCGGGCGTGCGGAAATCCGGCTGCCCGATGCCGAGATTGATGATGTCGCGGCCCGAGGCGGCCAGCGCGGTGGCGCGCGCCAGCACCGCGAAGGCGTTTTCCTCGCCGATCCGGTCGAAACCCGCGATGGTCTTCAGCATGGACGTTCCCCTGTTCTTGGCCGCGGCCTTCATAGGGCCTCGCGCCGATCAGGGGAAGGGCGGCAGGGCGGCGCACACGTGCTGTCCGCCCGGCCGATACGTCAGCCCATCTGCTGCGGGTGCAGCTGGTAGAGCCAGGTCTCGGAAAGCGCGGTCTCGCCGTTCTTCAGGAAGCAGCGGATGTCGACCGGCTCGGGCCCGTCGGCCTGGATGTCGAACTGCACGCGCCAGTTCTTGTTCCACGACGTGGTCTCGACGAAGACCGCGCTGAGCGTGCCGCGCGAAGGCGTGATCACCGCCTCCGGCTTCACGTCCTTGGGCAGGGCCTCCAGATTGGTGCCGCCGCCGAACTCGATCACGACGCGCTTGATCTCGGGCGGGTTCTTGCGGGTATAGGGGAAGCCACCGCGGCCGATGCGGGTGGAAATGGCGCGGGCGAGGTTGGTTGCCGGCTGCGGTTCGTCGGCATTCCAGTGCAGGCGGTAGCGGAAGTCGAGCGCATC
Encoded here:
- a CDS encoding pyridoxal phosphate-dependent aminotransferase yields the protein MLKTIAGFDRIGEENAFAVLARATALAASGRDIINLGIGQPDFRTPEHIVEAAVKALRDGHHGYTPATGILPLREAVAADIHRRLGTEVSPERITIVPGGKVTMFMAILMFGEPGAEILYPDPGFPIYRSMIEFTGAKAVPVPIREENGFAFSADETLALITPATRLIIVNSPANPTGGVTPKAEIDTLVAGLARFPDVAIMSDEIYGQMVYDGEAHVSLLSYPEIRDRLILLDGWSKTYAMTGWRMGFSVWPDRLFEMARKLAVNSYSCVNAPAQFAGIAALTGPQDCVADMVAEFDRRRKVVVEGLNGLPDVTCATPKGAFYAFPNVSKTGWKAKALASALLEDAGVATIGGPDFGVHGEGYIRLSYANSTENILKALDRIRAFLERRNAA
- a CDS encoding Crp/Fnr family transcriptional regulator: MITGETFLAIAAWSRELADDEFERARRGIVEKAYPRGAYLWHRGDRFDHWTGVSRGLVKVSTIAKSGKAMTFTGVRTGGWFGEGTMLKDEPRQYDVVALRDTRIALMNKATFAWLLDHSVGFNRFLVRQLNERLGQFMALVEYDRTLDAPSRVARTLGWLYDPVLYPNPAPDLEITQEEIALLCGLSRQSTNEALKVLERRGVVQTDHGILTAPDPQRLLRFET
- a CDS encoding NUDIX hydrolase; translated protein: MPHAATVETEGRPIVTVDVALFTLLPEEGLAIVLGTRDREPFAGRPALFGGFLRPGSDGSATDAAHRLLSEKAGLKDVFVEQLMTFSGPDRDPRGWSVSIAYYALVPFGRLAGATPGLAVWPVGRMPPLAFDHDRIAAAALARLGGKASYSTLPAFLLPKTFTLPELKAVYEAVLGTALNDSAFRRKVMEMRILEEVPEKRGATAGSRRPAQLWRLAADRLVEFDRTV